A genomic region of Bradyrhizobium sp. ORS 278 contains the following coding sequences:
- a CDS encoding adenylate/guanylate cyclase domain-containing protein: MNGVENRGWSLRQGLFAKYVVSLVGLVVFVLAVNGATETWISYQSTKASLTAAMAEKADASARRIEQAVSDLQRQISWVTRASARTLEDRRADYVQLLSQAPAVRQLYQLDGQGREQLRVSRTSIAFSSGNDLSRDLRFTDTVTHGSNFSAVTFKGALPMMSISVAHSGFNAGVTVADIDLDFLEDFMSEAQVGKVGIAYVVDPKGQVLASSAKGPAVGQDLAKLPQVAAIALDGQPLASGTDSDGHAVLTAAATLPKLGWAVFFEQSTAHALAPIRDQLLRGALLIALGLAVAIFAGSLLARRMLVPITALRAGARRLGAGDFGQRIEVKTHDELEELADQFNSMAGQLAQSYAVLEAKVEERTRDLAQSINELKVLEEVGRAVASSLDLNAVLPTVASRALEITGADAVLIYSYDAGERRFRLVEAKGVDRDGAHEVLDEQTSLLSESVRSGEPIAIAELESAPEHPLRDVAVAAGFHAVLFTPLVDQQGVLGALVVLRRAAGAFPPNLIGLMRTFANQAVLAMRNARLFTEVDQKGRELALTHATVQQQAEKLTEQTEQLREWNKSLEERVEKQLAEIERIRRLERFLAPQVAQIIASSDGHDALLESHRREVTVVFCDLRGFTAFTETTEPEEAMNVLREYHAALGKLIFKYEGTLDRYAGDGVMILFNAPIPFADHTTRAVKMALEMREEIGQLTERWKNRGHSLGFGVGIAVGYATLGQVGFENRLEYAAIGSVTNLASRLCDAAKAGQVIASRRVYGVVEASVDARPIDDLHLKGFNHPVLAMEILHWRGEDAALELPEERRRSAAT; encoded by the coding sequence ATGAACGGGGTCGAGAACAGAGGCTGGTCGCTGCGGCAGGGCCTGTTCGCCAAATATGTCGTGTCGTTGGTCGGGCTCGTGGTGTTCGTCCTGGCGGTCAACGGCGCGACCGAGACCTGGATCAGCTATCAGTCCACCAAGGCGAGCCTGACCGCGGCGATGGCCGAGAAGGCGGATGCCAGCGCCCGCCGGATCGAGCAGGCGGTTTCCGACTTGCAGCGCCAGATCAGCTGGGTGACGCGGGCCAGCGCCAGGACGTTGGAGGATCGACGCGCCGATTATGTCCAGCTGTTGAGCCAGGCGCCGGCGGTGCGGCAGCTCTATCAGCTCGACGGCCAGGGCCGCGAGCAGCTCCGGGTCTCGCGCACCTCGATCGCGTTCTCCTCGGGCAACGATCTCTCCCGCGACCTGCGCTTCACCGACACGGTCACCCATGGCAGCAACTTCTCGGCCGTGACCTTCAAGGGCGCGCTGCCGATGATGTCGATCTCTGTCGCGCATTCCGGCTTCAATGCCGGCGTGACCGTCGCTGACATCGATCTCGATTTTCTCGAAGACTTCATGAGCGAGGCGCAGGTCGGCAAGGTCGGCATTGCCTATGTCGTCGATCCCAAGGGCCAGGTGCTGGCGAGCTCGGCCAAAGGGCCGGCGGTCGGCCAGGATCTCGCCAAGCTGCCGCAGGTGGCCGCGATCGCGCTCGACGGCCAGCCGCTGGCGTCCGGCACGGACAGCGATGGACACGCCGTGCTGACGGCGGCCGCAACCTTGCCGAAGCTCGGCTGGGCCGTGTTCTTCGAGCAGTCCACCGCGCATGCGCTGGCGCCGATCCGCGATCAGCTGCTGCGCGGCGCCCTGCTGATCGCGCTCGGGCTTGCGGTCGCGATCTTCGCCGGTTCGCTGCTGGCCCGCCGCATGCTCGTGCCGATCACCGCGCTGCGCGCGGGCGCGCGCCGCCTCGGCGCCGGCGATTTCGGCCAGCGCATCGAGGTGAAGACGCATGACGAGCTGGAGGAACTCGCCGATCAGTTCAACAGCATGGCCGGCCAGCTCGCGCAGTCCTATGCCGTGCTGGAGGCCAAGGTCGAGGAACGCACGCGCGATCTCGCGCAGTCGATCAACGAGCTGAAGGTGCTGGAGGAAGTCGGCCGCGCGGTCGCGTCGTCGCTCGATCTCAATGCCGTGCTGCCGACGGTGGCGTCGCGCGCGCTCGAGATCACCGGCGCCGATGCGGTCCTGATCTATTCCTATGATGCCGGCGAGCGGCGCTTCAGGCTGGTGGAGGCCAAGGGTGTCGACCGGGACGGCGCCCATGAGGTGCTCGACGAGCAGACCAGCCTGCTGTCGGAGTCGGTGCGCAGCGGCGAGCCGATCGCGATCGCCGAACTCGAGAGCGCGCCGGAGCATCCGCTGCGCGACGTTGCTGTCGCCGCCGGCTTCCACGCCGTGCTGTTCACGCCGCTGGTCGACCAGCAGGGTGTGCTCGGCGCCCTGGTGGTTCTCCGGCGTGCGGCCGGCGCGTTTCCGCCGAACCTGATCGGCCTGATGCGCACCTTCGCCAACCAGGCGGTGCTGGCGATGCGCAACGCGCGGCTGTTCACCGAGGTCGACCAGAAGGGCCGCGAGCTGGCGCTGACCCATGCCACCGTGCAGCAGCAGGCGGAAAAGCTCACCGAGCAGACGGAGCAGCTGCGCGAATGGAACAAGTCGCTGGAGGAGCGGGTCGAGAAGCAGCTCGCCGAGATCGAGCGCATCCGGAGGCTCGAGCGCTTCCTGGCGCCGCAGGTGGCGCAGATCATCGCCTCGTCCGACGGTCACGACGCGCTGCTGGAGAGCCATCGCCGCGAGGTCACCGTCGTGTTCTGCGACCTCCGCGGCTTCACCGCCTTTACCGAGACGACCGAGCCCGAAGAGGCGATGAACGTGCTGCGCGAGTATCACGCCGCGCTCGGCAAGCTGATCTTCAAGTATGAGGGCACGCTCGACCGCTACGCCGGCGACGGCGTGATGATCCTGTTCAATGCGCCGATCCCGTTCGCGGACCACACCACGCGCGCGGTGAAGATGGCGCTGGAGATGCGCGAGGAGATCGGCCAGCTCACCGAACGCTGGAAGAACCGCGGCCACAGCCTGGGCTTCGGCGTCGGCATCGCCGTGGGCTACGCCACGCTCGGCCAGGTCGGCTTCGAGAACCGGCTGGAATATGCCGCCATCGGCAGCGTCACCAACCTTGCCTCGCGCCTGTGCGACGCCGCCAAGGCCGGCCAGGTGATCGCCTCCCGCCGCGTCTACGGCGTGGTCGAGGCCTCGGTCGACGCGCGCCCGATCGACGACCTGCATCTCAAGGGCTTCAACCATCCGGTCCTGGCCATGGAGATCCTGCACTGGCGCGGCGAGGACGCGGCTCTCGAACTCCCGGAGGAGCGGCGGCGCTCGGCGGCGACGTGA
- a CDS encoding Crp/Fnr family transcriptional regulator, translating to MSKQAEFAVILKMNPMFADLGSDELQRISNLCHTQHLSAGEVLFQKGDPGNALFGVRRGQIRIETGATDGSRLTLNFMGPGDLFGEVAVLDGQERTADATAGEATELFVLRREDFLNFLEREPKVAIKIIQLLCQRIRWQSERMEESVLQPLPIRLARRLCALAEDFGSEVHISQEQLGVFVGAARESVNRQLQAWRKDKILDLQRGRILLHDLTKLNTIARNE from the coding sequence ATGAGCAAGCAGGCCGAATTTGCGGTCATTCTGAAGATGAACCCGATGTTCGCTGATCTCGGCTCGGACGAGCTGCAGCGCATTTCGAACCTGTGCCACACCCAGCATCTCTCGGCGGGCGAGGTGTTGTTCCAGAAGGGCGATCCCGGCAACGCACTGTTCGGCGTCCGCCGCGGCCAGATCCGGATCGAGACCGGCGCCACCGACGGCTCGCGGCTGACGCTCAATTTCATGGGCCCCGGCGATCTGTTCGGCGAGGTCGCGGTGCTCGACGGCCAGGAGCGCACCGCTGACGCCACGGCGGGTGAGGCCACCGAGCTGTTCGTGCTCCGGCGCGAGGATTTCCTGAACTTCCTGGAGCGCGAGCCCAAGGTCGCGATCAAGATCATCCAGCTGTTGTGCCAGCGCATCCGCTGGCAGAGCGAGCGGATGGAGGAATCGGTATTGCAGCCGCTGCCGATCCGGCTGGCCCGCCGGCTCTGCGCGCTCGCGGAGGATTTCGGCTCCGAGGTGCACATCTCGCAGGAGCAGCTCGGCGTGTTCGTCGGCGCCGCGCGCGAGAGCGTCAACCGCCAGCTCCAGGCCTGGCGCAAGGACAAGATCCTAGACCTGCAGCGCGGCCGCATCCTGCTGCACGACCTGACGAAGCTGAACACGATCGCGCGCAACGAATAG
- a CDS encoding MBL fold metallo-hydrolase has product MAKGFASTTDMAEKKVTFSEIGPDLYAFTAEGDPNSAVIVGDDGCIVFDAQATPAMAGKVIERVRTVTDKPIKYVVLSHYHAVRVLGASAYQAQGIVASQETHRLIVERGQQDWDSEYGRFPRLFQDAQSIPGLTWPTLTFEGEMTIHLGKREVQLIQLGAGHTSGDIVAWVPDAEVMFSGDLIEYHSACYCGDAYLREWPSTLNEIRDFNPKAIAPGRGDALKGEATVREAIAMTRDFVSSLYGAAELSVARGRSLKESMAATREVMDPKFSSFAIYEHCLPFNVSRAYDEASGIDDPVIWTAERDREMWARLQGEG; this is encoded by the coding sequence ATGGCGAAGGGTTTCGCATCCACCACCGACATGGCCGAGAAGAAGGTCACCTTCTCCGAGATCGGCCCCGATCTCTATGCGTTCACCGCGGAGGGCGATCCGAACTCTGCTGTCATCGTCGGCGACGACGGCTGCATCGTGTTCGACGCGCAGGCGACGCCGGCGATGGCCGGCAAGGTGATCGAGCGGGTCAGGACCGTCACCGACAAGCCGATCAAATATGTCGTGCTGTCGCATTATCATGCCGTGCGCGTGCTCGGCGCCTCGGCCTATCAGGCGCAAGGCATCGTCGCTTCGCAGGAGACGCACCGGCTGATCGTCGAGCGCGGCCAGCAGGATTGGGACTCCGAGTATGGCCGCTTCCCGCGGCTGTTTCAGGACGCGCAGAGCATTCCCGGCCTGACCTGGCCGACGCTGACCTTCGAAGGCGAGATGACGATCCATCTCGGCAAGCGCGAGGTGCAATTGATCCAGCTCGGCGCTGGCCACACCTCCGGCGACATCGTCGCCTGGGTGCCGGACGCCGAGGTGATGTTCTCCGGCGACCTCATCGAGTACCACTCGGCCTGCTATTGCGGCGACGCCTATTTGCGCGAATGGCCGTCGACCCTCAACGAGATTCGCGACTTCAATCCCAAGGCGATCGCGCCCGGCCGCGGCGACGCGCTGAAGGGCGAGGCCACCGTGCGCGAGGCGATCGCCATGACGCGCGACTTCGTCTCGTCGCTGTATGGCGCCGCCGAGCTGTCGGTGGCCAGGGGACGTAGCCTCAAGGAGTCGATGGCGGCGACCCGCGAGGTCATGGACCCGAAGTTCTCGAGCTTCGCGATCTACGAGCACTGTCTGCCGTTCAACGTGTCCCGCGCCTATGACGAAGCCAGCGGCATCGACGATCCCGTGATCTGGACCGCCGAGCGCGACCGCGAGATGTGGGCCCGCCTGCAGGGAGAAGGATGA
- a CDS encoding FAD-dependent oxidoreductase, whose amino-acid sequence MVQTSPGQGASSAKVQFGYIRHGDQDQAAPVAHPVVVVGAGPVGLSFAIDLAQRGHAVVVLDDADRIGEGSRAICFSKRSLDYWDRLGVGDRMVDKGVVWNVGRIFHGPSELYQFNLLPEPGHKRPAFINLQQFYAEAYLVDRVSALPSISLRWRNKVTALEQRNDGAVLTIETPDGPYRLSAQYVIACDGARSSLRSMVGAGFSGKVFEDQFLIADVKMTAAFPTERWFWFDPPFHAGRSALLHRQPDDVWRIDLQLTPECDPQVEKKPENVRPRIARMLGHDKFEFEWISLYKFQCRRMERFIHGRVIFAGDSAHQVSPFGARGANSGLEDAENLSWKLDRVLRGTSPSDLLETYHIERSAAADENIRESTRATDFMAPVSAQEARLRKAVLSLAKETEFGKRMVNGGRLSVPSVYETPLSTADAEAWASGPCPGTSLLDAPLKAADGRHFHLTDAFNAEGRRFTVVSFANGAAIDVASEVGVIRIGGDGYVDAEGFATKRYGAEPGTAYLLRPDGYIAARFRHPTRETIAAAVARAAGLN is encoded by the coding sequence ATGGTGCAGACCAGTCCGGGGCAGGGCGCAAGCTCGGCAAAGGTTCAGTTCGGCTATATCAGGCACGGTGATCAGGATCAGGCCGCGCCGGTCGCGCATCCCGTCGTGGTGGTGGGCGCCGGTCCCGTTGGCCTGTCGTTTGCGATCGATCTCGCGCAGCGCGGCCATGCCGTCGTCGTGCTCGACGATGCCGATCGCATCGGCGAGGGCTCGCGCGCGATCTGCTTCTCCAAGCGCTCGCTGGATTACTGGGATCGGCTCGGCGTCGGCGACCGCATGGTCGACAAGGGCGTGGTGTGGAACGTCGGCCGCATCTTCCACGGCCCGTCGGAGCTCTATCAGTTCAACCTGTTGCCCGAACCCGGCCACAAGCGTCCGGCCTTCATCAACCTGCAGCAGTTCTACGCCGAGGCCTATCTTGTCGATCGCGTCAGCGCGCTGCCGTCGATCTCGCTGCGCTGGCGCAACAAGGTGACCGCGCTGGAACAGCGCAATGACGGTGCGGTGCTGACGATCGAGACGCCGGATGGCCCCTACCGACTGTCGGCGCAATATGTGATCGCCTGCGACGGTGCGCGCTCGTCGCTGCGAAGCATGGTCGGCGCCGGCTTCTCCGGAAAGGTGTTCGAGGATCAGTTCTTGATCGCCGACGTCAAGATGACCGCCGCGTTTCCGACTGAGCGCTGGTTCTGGTTCGACCCGCCATTCCATGCCGGACGCTCGGCCCTGCTGCATCGCCAGCCCGACGATGTCTGGCGCATCGACCTGCAGCTCACGCCGGAGTGCGATCCCCAGGTCGAGAAGAAGCCGGAGAACGTGCGGCCGCGCATCGCGCGCATGCTCGGCCACGACAAATTCGAGTTCGAATGGATCTCGCTGTACAAGTTCCAGTGCCGCCGCATGGAGCGGTTCATCCATGGCCGCGTGATCTTCGCCGGCGATTCCGCCCACCAGGTGTCGCCCTTCGGCGCGCGCGGCGCCAATTCCGGGCTGGAGGATGCGGAGAACCTGTCCTGGAAGCTCGATCGCGTGCTGCGCGGGACGTCGCCGTCCGATTTGCTCGAGACCTATCACATCGAGCGCAGCGCCGCGGCCGACGAGAACATTCGCGAGTCCACCCGCGCCACCGACTTCATGGCGCCGGTGAGCGCACAGGAGGCTCGGCTGCGCAAGGCGGTGCTGTCGCTCGCCAAGGAGACCGAGTTCGGCAAGCGCATGGTCAATGGCGGCCGGCTCTCGGTACCTTCGGTGTACGAGACGCCGCTGTCGACCGCCGATGCCGAAGCGTGGGCGAGCGGGCCTTGCCCGGGCACCTCGTTGCTCGATGCTCCGCTGAAGGCCGCCGACGGACGGCACTTTCATCTCACTGACGCGTTCAATGCCGAGGGCCGGCGCTTCACCGTGGTGTCATTCGCCAATGGCGCGGCGATCGACGTAGCCAGCGAGGTCGGTGTCATCAGGATCGGCGGCGACGGTTATGTCGATGCGGAGGGATTTGCGACCAAGCGCTACGGCGCCGAGCCCGGCACGGCCTATCTGCTCCGCCCCGACGGCTATATCGCGGCACGCTTCCGGCATCCGACGCGGGAGACCATCGCCGCGGCCGTGGCGCGCGCCGCCGGACTGAACTGA
- a CDS encoding MarR family winged helix-turn-helix transcriptional regulator, translated as MATPSTAASRRRAQPADGERHAALPQGDERLDLFKFAPFRLNRLAAEVSAALASDYRERYGLDIPEWRVLATLGFRRDACSAQYVAACTRTHKSTISRAVTSLLERRLIERVENADDRREFRLRLTRKGKTLYEELIPRLQQREREIMACLSAEERKLFDRLIGKIEASLDLIQTSEEADAKQAY; from the coding sequence GTGGCGACCCCATCCACCGCGGCATCGAGGCGGCGGGCGCAACCCGCCGACGGCGAGCGGCATGCCGCACTGCCACAGGGTGACGAGCGGCTCGATCTGTTCAAATTCGCGCCGTTCCGGCTGAACCGCCTGGCTGCCGAGGTCAGCGCCGCGCTCGCCAGCGACTATCGCGAGCGCTACGGGCTCGACATTCCGGAATGGCGCGTGCTGGCGACGCTCGGCTTCCGCCGCGACGCCTGCAGCGCGCAATATGTCGCAGCCTGCACCCGCACGCACAAATCGACCATCAGCCGCGCGGTGACGTCGCTGCTGGAGCGGCGGCTGATCGAGCGGGTGGAGAACGCCGACGACCGCCGCGAATTCCGGCTGCGGCTGACGCGCAAGGGCAAGACGCTGTATGAGGAGCTGATCCCGCGGCTGCAGCAGCGCGAGCGCGAGATCATGGCGTGCCTGTCGGCGGAGGAGCGCAAGCTGTTCGACCGCCTGATCGGCAAGATCGAGGCGAGCCTGGATCTGATCCAGACCAGCGAAGAGGCCGACGCGAAGCAGGCTTATTAG
- a CDS encoding DUF2783 domain-containing protein, whose product MALSTASNFTKPDDAFRAIVEAHRGLSEKDSADLDAALVLILANHIGDITVLREAITLAKRRMIDASQQQQQQQQ is encoded by the coding sequence ATGGCCCTCTCGACCGCGTCGAACTTCACCAAGCCGGATGACGCCTTCCGCGCCATCGTTGAGGCGCATCGCGGCCTCTCGGAGAAGGACAGCGCCGATCTCGATGCGGCGCTGGTCCTGATCCTTGCCAATCACATCGGCGACATCACCGTGTTGCGCGAGGCGATCACGCTCGCCAAGCGGCGCATGATCGATGCCAGCCAGCAACAGCAACAACAGCAGCAATAG
- a CDS encoding AsmA family protein, translating into MKALKIAGGLLGAVIVVLALALAFGLPASFLTVAIQDRVERDTGYRLSIAGGATVSLWPSLQVTLTDITLQDPKDRDGNNRLTVSRLQADMALSSLWSGRPDISEISIEKPTLYLPLLRERLRDNAPRSRSSAKPESVPAVRIASVTVTDGAVILSNPRDRVENRLEGLSATGSLSGDKIKIKGSARAGDRPVTFEINAAAPAMPIDRQTLPVDFRIGMESAFRGVLAGRADVRLNGALIMINGLSGTLGDGDFNGWASVDLASKPLVKIDLDVRRLDLPDSAAPASSRAAGWSTAAIDLRGLNYLDARVKLSATDIGVSGARLGPLDMEASLAGGLLKATVINLGVYDGQAAGEAVIDASTGNPAYAMHGDIVGVRALPLLQNLAGFDKLDARMQGKLALRSSGASQQAIMNNLSGSTFLLFQDGVIRGINVAQMIRSLTTNPLSGWQDSKELTTDLTQLSASFQIERGQAATTDLNLVGPLVKVTGAGTVDLGNRALAMRVEPKLVMTTEGQGRTSNPVGLGIPVVIDGPWSQPRFYPDMAGILDDPEGTYAKLKQMGQGLFGKDGAGLNNLLNGIGGLIGNAAPSTGPVPNAPTAAPNAQAPAAGQSDLLGGQLGATIGNLIQQGLQQAAPPQPRSRGRTVVPPAGIAAAPQADQPPPAAPADAGQGGATGEAPAGADSVPDSQPMNDVLKRIFNR; encoded by the coding sequence ATGAAAGCATTGAAGATTGCAGGCGGTTTGCTCGGCGCCGTCATCGTCGTGCTCGCGCTGGCGCTGGCCTTCGGGCTGCCCGCGAGCTTCCTGACCGTGGCGATCCAGGACCGCGTGGAGCGCGACACCGGCTATCGCCTGAGCATCGCGGGGGGCGCCACGGTCAGCCTGTGGCCCTCCCTGCAGGTCACGCTGACCGACATCACGCTGCAGGACCCGAAAGACCGCGACGGCAACAACCGGCTGACGGTGTCCAGGCTGCAGGCCGACATGGCGCTGTCGAGCCTGTGGTCCGGCCGGCCCGACATCAGCGAGATCAGCATCGAGAAGCCGACCCTCTACCTTCCCCTGCTGCGCGAGCGGCTGCGGGACAATGCGCCGCGCAGCCGCTCGTCTGCGAAGCCGGAGAGCGTCCCAGCGGTCCGGATCGCCAGCGTCACCGTCACGGACGGCGCCGTGATCCTCTCCAACCCGCGCGACCGCGTCGAAAACCGGCTCGAGGGCCTCAGTGCGACGGGCTCGCTGAGCGGCGACAAGATCAAGATCAAAGGCAGCGCCCGCGCCGGCGATCGTCCGGTGACGTTCGAGATCAATGCGGCCGCGCCGGCGATGCCGATCGATCGCCAGACGCTGCCGGTGGATTTCAGGATCGGCATGGAGAGCGCGTTCCGCGGCGTCCTCGCCGGGCGTGCCGATGTCAGGCTCAATGGCGCGCTGATCATGATCAACGGTCTCAGCGGCACGCTGGGCGATGGCGATTTCAACGGCTGGGCCTCGGTCGACCTCGCCAGCAAGCCGCTGGTGAAGATCGACTTGGACGTGCGCCGCCTGGATCTTCCGGACTCTGCCGCGCCAGCCTCGTCGCGCGCCGCGGGGTGGAGCACGGCGGCCATCGACCTGCGCGGCCTGAACTATCTCGACGCGCGCGTGAAGCTGTCGGCGACGGATATCGGCGTCTCCGGCGCGCGCCTCGGCCCGCTGGATATGGAGGCCTCGCTGGCCGGCGGCCTGCTGAAGGCCACCGTCATCAATCTCGGCGTCTACGACGGCCAGGCCGCCGGCGAGGCCGTGATCGATGCCTCGACCGGCAATCCAGCCTACGCGATGCACGGCGATATCGTCGGCGTGCGGGCGCTGCCGCTGCTGCAAAACCTCGCCGGCTTCGACAAACTCGATGCGCGCATGCAGGGCAAGCTGGCGCTGCGCTCGAGCGGCGCCAGCCAGCAGGCGATCATGAACAATCTGAGCGGCTCGACCTTCCTGCTGTTTCAGGACGGCGTGATCCGCGGCATCAACGTCGCGCAGATGATCCGCTCGCTGACGACCAATCCGCTTTCGGGCTGGCAGGATTCGAAGGAGTTGACCACCGACCTCACGCAGCTCTCGGCCTCATTCCAGATCGAGCGCGGCCAGGCGGCGACGACGGACCTCAATCTGGTCGGACCGCTGGTCAAGGTCACCGGCGCCGGCACGGTCGATCTCGGCAATCGCGCGCTGGCGATGCGGGTCGAGCCGAAGCTCGTGATGACGACCGAAGGGCAGGGCCGGACCTCCAACCCGGTCGGCCTCGGCATACCCGTGGTGATCGACGGCCCCTGGAGCCAGCCGCGCTTCTATCCCGACATGGCCGGTATCCTCGACGATCCCGAGGGCACCTATGCCAAGCTCAAGCAGATGGGGCAGGGGCTGTTCGGCAAGGATGGCGCAGGCCTCAACAACCTGCTCAACGGCATCGGCGGCCTGATCGGAAACGCGGCGCCAAGCACCGGTCCAGTCCCGAACGCACCGACAGCGGCGCCGAATGCGCAGGCGCCGGCCGCCGGCCAGTCCGACCTGCTCGGCGGCCAGCTTGGGGCCACCATCGGCAATCTGATCCAGCAGGGCCTGCAACAGGCCGCCCCGCCGCAGCCGAGGAGCCGCGGCCGCACCGTGGTCCCGCCGGCCGGCATCGCGGCTGCGCCGCAGGCCGACCAACCTCCGCCGGCCGCCCCGGCCGACGCCGGCCAGGGGGGCGCAACCGGCGAAGCGCCGGCCGGCGCGGACAGCGTCCCCGATAGCCAGCCCATGAACGACGTGCTGAAGCGGATCTTCAATCGGTAA